The following are encoded together in the Streptomyces flavofungini genome:
- a CDS encoding response regulator transcription factor, with protein sequence MTLRVLLADDQALLRGAFRLLLDSADDITVVGEAADGREAVRLTRQLRPDVVIMDIRMPEVDGLTATSQICADPELRSSRILILTTYETDEYVAQALRAGAGGFIGKGIGAEDLLAAVRTIADGDTLLSPAATRSLVARFLATPEDAPPRRPEQLAVLTPREREMVALVATGLSNQEIAEQMFLSPFTVRAHVQRAMTKLEARDRAQLVVIAYRTGLARATPE encoded by the coding sequence ATGACCCTCCGGGTGCTGCTCGCCGACGACCAGGCCCTGCTGCGCGGCGCCTTCCGGCTGCTCCTCGACTCCGCCGACGACATCACCGTGGTCGGCGAGGCCGCCGACGGCAGGGAGGCGGTGCGCCTCACCCGGCAACTGCGCCCGGACGTGGTGATCATGGACATCCGGATGCCCGAGGTGGACGGCCTCACCGCCACGTCGCAGATCTGCGCGGACCCCGAACTGCGGTCGAGCCGCATCCTGATCCTCACCACGTACGAGACCGACGAGTACGTGGCGCAGGCGCTGCGCGCGGGTGCGGGCGGCTTCATCGGCAAGGGCATCGGGGCCGAGGACCTGCTCGCGGCCGTACGGACGATCGCCGACGGCGACACCCTGCTGTCCCCGGCCGCGACCCGCTCCCTGGTAGCCAGGTTCCTGGCCACGCCGGAGGACGCCCCGCCGCGCCGCCCCGAACAGCTCGCCGTGCTCACCCCGCGCGAACGCGAGATGGTGGCCCTGGTCGCGACCGGCCTGTCCAACCAGGAGATCGCCGAGCAGATGTTCCTCAGCCCCTTCACCGTCCGCGCCCACGTCCAGCGCGCCATGACGAAGCTGGAGGCCCGCGACCGGGCCCAGCTCGTCGTCATCGCCTACCGGACGGGCCTGGCCCGGGCAACACCCGAGTAG
- a CDS encoding AAA family ATPase, giving the protein MIRTLAVENYRSLRRLIVPLDRLNVITGANGTGKSSLYRALRLLADSASGGAIAALAREGGLPSALWAGQAKAEATSLRLGFAGDEFGYAVDFGHPLPTSGVGAAPSLFNLDPEIKRECTWAGPVLRPAALLCDRAGPAVRTRTADGGWHRTQGLRPYDSMLSELADPQLAPDLLRLRELIRSWRFYDHVRTDAEAPARAARIGTRTPVLGHDGADLAAALQTIREIGDTEALDAAVDDAFPGTRVRVEDNGGRFEVRLHQSGLNRPLGAAELSDGTLRYLLWAAALLTPRPPSLLVLNEPETSLHPDLLRPLADLILHATKDTQIVLVTHADPLAEAVAKGARRHRVDVNSIELAKQSGETKVAGRESLLDEPLWYWPKR; this is encoded by the coding sequence ATGATCCGCACACTCGCCGTCGAGAACTACCGCTCCCTGCGCAGACTGATCGTCCCCCTGGACCGGCTGAACGTCATCACGGGCGCCAACGGCACGGGAAAGTCCAGCCTGTACAGAGCCCTGCGCCTGCTCGCGGACTCCGCGAGCGGGGGCGCGATCGCCGCGCTGGCTCGCGAGGGCGGCCTCCCCTCCGCCCTGTGGGCCGGCCAGGCCAAAGCGGAGGCGACGAGCTTGCGGCTCGGCTTCGCGGGCGACGAGTTCGGCTACGCGGTCGACTTCGGCCACCCCCTGCCGACGTCGGGCGTGGGCGCGGCCCCGTCCCTGTTCAACCTGGACCCGGAGATCAAGCGGGAGTGCACGTGGGCGGGCCCGGTCCTGCGCCCCGCGGCCCTGCTGTGCGACCGCGCGGGCCCGGCGGTGCGCACGCGGACGGCGGACGGCGGCTGGCACCGCACGCAGGGCCTGCGGCCGTACGACAGCATGCTGAGCGAGCTCGCGGACCCGCAGCTCGCCCCCGACCTGCTCCGCCTTCGCGAGCTGATCCGCTCCTGGCGGTTCTACGACCACGTCCGCACCGACGCCGAGGCGCCCGCGCGCGCCGCCCGCATCGGCACCCGCACGCCGGTCCTCGGCCACGACGGCGCCGACCTGGCGGCGGCCCTGCAGACGATCCGCGAGATCGGTGACACCGAGGCCCTGGACGCGGCCGTGGACGACGCGTTCCCGGGCACGCGGGTGCGGGTCGAGGACAACGGCGGGCGGTTCGAGGTGCGGTTGCACCAAAGCGGCCTGAACCGCCCCCTCGGCGCGGCGGAGCTGTCCGACGGCACGCTGCGCTATCTGCTGTGGGCGGCCGCGCTCCTCACTCCGCGGCCACCCTCGCTCCTGGTCCTCAACGAGCCGGAGACCAGCCTCCACCCGGACCTGCTGCGCCCCCTCGCGGACCTGATCCTGCACGCGACCAAGGACACGCAGATCGTCCTGGTGACCCACGCCGACCCTCTGGCGGAGGCGGTGGCGAAGGGCGCGCGGCGCCACCGCGTGGACGTCAACTCCATAGAGTTGGCCAAGCAGTCGGGCGAGACGAAGGTCGCCGGCCGCGAGAGCCTTCTGGACGAGCCGCTGTGGTACTGGCCCAAGCGGTGA
- the adhE gene encoding bifunctional acetaldehyde-CoA/alcohol dehydrogenase, with amino-acid sequence METAETQAKEIQAEETQAKEMQAEEMVDGLVRRALGALRRFESYDQEQVDHIVTKASLAALNAHGELARQAVEETGRGLFEDKAVKNLFACEHVVNSMRGLRTAGVISRDELNGITEIAEPVGVVCAMTPVTNPTSTTVFKALIALKTRNPIVFAFHPSAQKCSAEAARVVRDAAVAAGAPEDCVQWIEDPSMAATGFLMNHEGVSTILATGGNAMVRAAYSCGKPALGVGAGNVPAYIARSAKLRRAVHDVVLSKAFDNGMICASEQAVVLDEEVYDEGIAEFQRLGAYVVSAAEKTKLEEFVFGTTAFAANCGGAKLNAAVVGKSAHWIAEQAGFEVPESTQILLAECAEVGEGEPLTREKLSPVLAALKAGSTEQGIELAARMVEFDGLGHSAAIHTEDEALAEEFGRRVKAVRVIVNAPSTFGGIGDVYNAFLPSLTLGCGSYGHNSVSNNVSAVNLVNVKRIGRRNTNMQWFKVPPKIYFERDSLRYLGEMDGIERVAIVTDRTMSELGFVRKVTDILAARTQPVTVQVIDDVEPNPELATVRAGAARMRDFRPDTIIGLGGGSPMDAAKVMWLMYEHPEVEFADTKEKFFDVRKRAFRFPGLGEKARMIAVPTTSGTGSEVTPFAVISDPAAAQKYPLADYALTPSVAIVDPVLPLRLPPAVTADSGFDALTHATEAYVSVYANDYTDGLCLQAIKLIFENLERCVVRGAEDPEARERMHNASTVAGMAFANAFLGLVHAMAHTLGNTFHVPHGRTNAVLLPHVIRHNGTVTGKATPWPKAEVYRAPERFQEIARALGLAAGTPEEGVESYARAVEDLRARCGIPASFQEAGVDEAAFIEALPQQVRNAYADQCAPANPRMPMLSELERLMRAAYYGVGSAA; translated from the coding sequence ATGGAGACCGCGGAGACACAGGCCAAGGAGATCCAGGCCGAGGAGACACAGGCCAAGGAGATGCAGGCCGAGGAGATGGTGGACGGACTGGTCCGCAGGGCGCTCGGCGCGCTGCGCCGGTTCGAGTCCTACGACCAGGAGCAGGTCGACCACATCGTCACGAAGGCCTCCCTCGCGGCGCTGAACGCGCACGGGGAGCTGGCCCGGCAGGCGGTCGAGGAGACCGGACGCGGCCTCTTCGAGGACAAGGCCGTCAAGAACCTCTTCGCGTGCGAGCACGTGGTGAACTCGATGCGCGGCCTGAGGACCGCGGGCGTCATCTCCCGCGACGAGCTGAACGGCATCACCGAGATCGCCGAGCCGGTCGGCGTCGTCTGCGCGATGACCCCGGTCACCAACCCCACCTCCACCACCGTCTTCAAGGCCCTCATCGCCCTGAAGACCCGCAACCCGATCGTCTTCGCCTTCCACCCGAGCGCCCAGAAGTGCTCCGCCGAGGCCGCCCGCGTCGTGCGGGACGCGGCGGTCGCGGCCGGGGCGCCGGAGGACTGCGTGCAGTGGATCGAGGATCCCTCGATGGCGGCCACCGGCTTCCTCATGAACCACGAGGGCGTCTCGACCATCCTCGCGACCGGCGGCAACGCGATGGTCCGCGCCGCCTACTCCTGCGGCAAGCCCGCGCTCGGCGTCGGCGCGGGCAACGTACCCGCGTACATCGCCCGCAGCGCCAAGCTGCGGCGCGCCGTGCACGACGTCGTGCTCTCCAAGGCCTTCGACAACGGCATGATCTGCGCCTCCGAGCAGGCGGTCGTTCTCGACGAGGAGGTGTACGACGAAGGGATCGCCGAATTCCAGCGGCTCGGCGCGTACGTCGTCTCGGCGGCCGAGAAGACCAAGCTGGAGGAGTTCGTCTTCGGCACCACGGCGTTCGCAGCGAACTGCGGGGGCGCGAAGCTGAATGCGGCCGTCGTCGGGAAGTCCGCGCACTGGATCGCCGAACAGGCCGGGTTCGAGGTGCCGGAGTCCACCCAGATCCTGCTCGCCGAGTGCGCGGAGGTCGGCGAGGGCGAGCCGCTGACCCGCGAGAAGCTCTCCCCCGTACTGGCCGCCCTGAAGGCGGGCTCGACCGAGCAGGGAATCGAACTCGCGGCGCGAATGGTCGAGTTCGACGGCCTCGGGCACAGTGCCGCGATCCACACCGAGGACGAGGCGCTCGCCGAGGAGTTCGGCAGGCGCGTCAAGGCGGTCCGCGTCATCGTCAACGCGCCCTCGACCTTCGGCGGCATCGGCGACGTCTACAACGCCTTCCTGCCCTCGCTCACCCTCGGCTGCGGTTCGTACGGGCACAACTCGGTGTCGAACAACGTCTCCGCGGTCAACCTCGTCAACGTCAAGCGGATCGGACGGCGGAACACCAACATGCAGTGGTTCAAGGTCCCGCCGAAGATCTACTTCGAGCGCGACTCGCTGCGCTACCTGGGCGAGATGGACGGCATCGAGCGCGTCGCCATCGTGACCGACCGGACGATGTCGGAACTCGGCTTCGTACGCAAGGTCACCGACATCCTGGCCGCGCGCACGCAACCGGTCACCGTGCAGGTCATCGACGACGTCGAACCCAACCCGGAGCTCGCCACCGTGCGCGCGGGCGCCGCCCGGATGCGGGACTTCCGGCCGGACACGATCATCGGCCTCGGCGGCGGCTCGCCGATGGACGCGGCCAAGGTCATGTGGCTGATGTACGAGCACCCGGAGGTCGAGTTCGCCGACACCAAGGAGAAGTTCTTCGACGTCAGGAAGCGGGCTTTCCGCTTCCCGGGCCTGGGGGAGAAGGCACGCATGATCGCCGTCCCGACGACCTCGGGCACGGGCTCGGAGGTCACCCCCTTCGCCGTCATCTCCGACCCCGCGGCCGCGCAGAAGTACCCGCTCGCCGACTACGCCCTCACCCCGAGCGTGGCCATCGTCGACCCGGTCCTGCCGCTGCGGCTGCCCCCGGCCGTCACCGCCGACTCCGGCTTCGACGCCCTCACCCACGCCACCGAGGCGTACGTCTCCGTGTACGCCAACGACTACACCGACGGCCTCTGCCTCCAGGCCATCAAGCTGATCTTCGAGAACCTGGAGCGGTGCGTGGTGCGCGGCGCCGAGGACCCCGAGGCCCGCGAGAGGATGCACAACGCGTCGACCGTCGCGGGCATGGCCTTCGCCAACGCCTTCCTCGGCCTCGTGCACGCCATGGCGCACACCCTCGGCAACACCTTCCACGTCCCGCACGGCCGCACCAACGCGGTGCTGCTTCCGCATGTCATCCGGCACAACGGCACCGTGACCGGCAAGGCCACGCCCTGGCCCAAGGCCGAGGTGTACCGGGCGCCGGAGCGGTTCCAGGAGATCGCCCGCGCGCTGGGCCTCGCGGCGGGCACCCCGGAGGAGGGCGTCGAGTCCTACGCCCGCGCCGTGGAGGACCTGCGCGCCCGGTGCGGGATCCCTGCCTCCTTCCAGGAGGCAGGGGTCGACGAGGCCGCCTTCATCGAGGCGCTGCCTCAGCAGGTGAGGAACGCGTACGCGGATCAGTGCGCGCCCGCGAATCCGCGGATGCCGATGCTCTCCGAACTGGAGCGGTTGATGCGGGCGGCGTATTACGGAGTGGGGTCGGCCGCCTGA
- a CDS encoding sensor histidine kinase — MTHPDGGGPRPRGTWWREGLVTAAAFALCLLGGVLRDDDGPLSPPSAAAYFIAVVSSAVLPLRHRAPLAVMVATTASGMLVPPLGLLLSPLIVAPAVITAYSYALAVRNERRAAGAVLLVSAGLLLAATPLFGALSWKDASRVGAVAAFPLVAGVLGRSVRNRRAYLAAVEERALRAEESRDSEARRRVAEERVRIARELHDLVAHQITLANAQATVAAHLFDTRPEQTRKSLKELVETTSDALDDLRATVGLLRQTGDTAEPAEPAPGLSRLPTLLESFRRAGLEVSVHQEGTARPLPPGVDLTAYRIVQEALTNVTKHAGSGSARVHLDWARDHMTLTVADDGGGARTAPTASAGPGAVATADRPPGYGLIGMRERAVAVGGRLSAGRRPEGGFLVSTQLPLPPAKDTTTPGADGATTGEERTADGATGVEGRRTDGAAGVEGRKTGEVAGVEGRMTGEVAGAEGPLADGAAGAEGRTTDGAATGGGRPGAAGAGETP, encoded by the coding sequence ATGACGCACCCGGACGGCGGTGGCCCGCGGCCTCGTGGCACGTGGTGGCGGGAGGGCCTGGTCACGGCGGCGGCGTTCGCGCTCTGTCTGCTCGGCGGCGTGCTGCGGGACGACGACGGCCCGCTGTCACCGCCGTCCGCCGCCGCCTACTTCATCGCCGTGGTGTCCAGTGCCGTGCTGCCGCTGCGGCACCGGGCACCCCTGGCCGTCATGGTGGCCACGACCGCGAGCGGCATGCTGGTGCCGCCCCTGGGGCTCCTGCTGAGTCCGCTCATCGTGGCCCCCGCCGTGATCACCGCGTACTCCTACGCGCTCGCCGTGCGCAACGAACGTCGCGCGGCGGGCGCGGTGTTGCTCGTCTCCGCGGGGCTCCTGCTCGCCGCCACCCCCCTGTTCGGCGCCCTCTCCTGGAAGGACGCGAGCAGGGTGGGGGCGGTCGCGGCGTTCCCGCTGGTGGCCGGAGTGCTCGGGCGCTCGGTGCGGAACCGGCGGGCCTACCTGGCGGCCGTGGAGGAGCGGGCCCTGCGGGCGGAGGAGAGCAGGGACAGCGAGGCGCGCCGCAGGGTCGCCGAGGAGCGGGTGCGCATCGCCCGGGAACTGCACGACCTGGTGGCCCATCAGATCACCCTGGCCAACGCGCAGGCCACGGTCGCCGCGCACCTCTTCGACACCCGCCCGGAGCAGACCCGCAAGAGCCTCAAGGAACTGGTGGAGACCACCAGCGACGCGCTCGACGACCTGCGGGCCACGGTCGGACTGCTGCGGCAGACCGGGGACACGGCCGAACCCGCCGAACCGGCGCCCGGCCTGTCCCGGCTCCCCACGCTCCTGGAGTCCTTCCGGCGCGCGGGACTCGAGGTGTCGGTGCACCAGGAGGGCACGGCGCGGCCGCTGCCGCCGGGCGTGGACCTCACCGCCTACCGCATCGTCCAGGAGGCCCTGACCAACGTGACCAAGCACGCCGGTTCCGGCAGCGCCCGGGTGCACCTCGACTGGGCCCGCGACCACATGACCCTCACCGTCGCCGACGACGGCGGGGGAGCCCGTACGGCGCCGACCGCCTCCGCCGGACCGGGGGCGGTCGCGACGGCGGACCGCCCGCCCGGCTACGGCCTGATCGGGATGCGCGAACGTGCCGTCGCGGTCGGCGGACGACTCTCCGCGGGCAGACGTCCGGAGGGCGGCTTCCTCGTCTCCACCCAACTGCCGCTGCCGCCCGCCAAGGACACGACGACGCCGGGCGCCGACGGAGCGACGACGGGCGAGGAGCGGACGGCTGACGGGGCGACGGGCGTCGAGGGACGCAGGACCGACGGGGCGGCAGGGGTCGAGGGACGCAAGACCGGCGAAGTGGCAGGGGTCGAGGGGCGGATGACCGGCGAAGTGGCAGGGGCCGAGGGGCCGTTGGCCGACGGAGCGGCGGGGGCCGAGGGGCGGACGACCGACGGAGCGGCCACCGGCGGCGGACGGCCGGGTGCCGCAGGGGCCGGGGAGACGCCATGA
- a CDS encoding DUF3533 domain-containing protein, with translation MTFADELKSAVTPRAALLVIGVLALQLLFIASYVGALHHPKPRDVAFGVVAPGDAAAQTRDKLAKLPGEPLDPRVVADEAEARRQIIERKIDGALIVDPRGTTDTLLVASGGGKALANALETIAVKVDGAEKRSVRPVDVAAASPQDFNGLSSFYLVVGWCVGGYLCASIMSISAGSKVANPQRAAIRLGAMALLSLAGGLGGAVIIGPILGALPGSVMALWGLGALVTFAVGAFTLALEAITGVVGIGLAVLVIVVAGNPSAGGAFPLPMLPPFWEAIGPALPPGAGTWVARSIAYFQGNAVTGPLLVLSAWAVAGTAVTLLVAARRVGGRTKAPEQAGTGPSGV, from the coding sequence ATGACCTTCGCCGACGAGTTGAAGAGCGCCGTCACTCCGCGAGCAGCCCTGCTCGTCATCGGTGTACTGGCCCTCCAGTTGCTGTTCATCGCCTCCTACGTGGGTGCGCTGCACCATCCGAAGCCGCGGGACGTGGCCTTCGGAGTGGTCGCCCCCGGGGACGCGGCCGCCCAGACCAGGGACAAGCTGGCGAAGCTGCCCGGCGAACCGCTGGACCCGCGCGTGGTCGCGGACGAGGCGGAAGCGCGGCGGCAGATCATCGAACGGAAGATCGACGGCGCCCTGATCGTCGACCCACGGGGCACCACCGACACCCTCCTGGTCGCGTCCGGCGGCGGCAAGGCCCTCGCCAACGCCCTGGAGACGATCGCCGTCAAGGTCGACGGGGCCGAGAAGCGCTCGGTGCGACCCGTCGACGTCGCCGCCGCGTCGCCCCAGGACTTCAACGGCCTGTCGTCGTTCTACCTGGTGGTCGGCTGGTGCGTGGGCGGCTATCTGTGTGCCTCGATCATGTCGATCAGCGCGGGCTCGAAGGTCGCGAACCCGCAGCGCGCGGCGATCCGGCTCGGCGCCATGGCCCTGCTCTCCCTCGCGGGCGGCCTCGGCGGCGCGGTCATCATCGGCCCGATCCTGGGCGCCCTGCCCGGCTCGGTCATGGCCCTGTGGGGTCTCGGTGCCCTCGTCACCTTCGCGGTCGGCGCGTTCACGCTCGCCCTGGAGGCGATCACCGGCGTCGTCGGCATCGGCCTTGCCGTCCTCGTCATCGTGGTGGCGGGCAACCCCAGCGCGGGCGGCGCCTTCCCGCTGCCGATGCTGCCCCCGTTCTGGGAGGCGATCGGCCCCGCCCTGCCCCCGGGCGCCGGCACCTGGGTGGCCCGTTCCATCGCGTACTTCCAGGGCAACGCGGTGACGGGCCCGCTCCTGGTGCTCTCGGCGTGGGCGGTGGCGGGAACGGCGGTGACGCTGCTGGTCGCAGCACGCAGGGTGGGCGGACGGACAAAGGCGCCCGAGCAGGCGGGCACCGGCCCGTCCGGCGTGTGA
- a CDS encoding MMPL family transporter, translating into MATFLYRIGRWSFRRRRLVGGLWLGALLLAVVAAAVAPAAEDEDLSMPGTESQEAFDLLDERFPESNAQGAEARLVFRAPDGQRVTAKDNKAAVEDALGSLDGGDQVASATDPYRTGAVSKDGTIAYSTITYTENAHDLTGATKSALEDAADKARDTGLTVEIGGSALEAEEAPGGTTEIIGVAVAAVVLVLTLGSLVAAGLSLLTAFVGVAIAFGLVSALTVPLGLTDTVAILALMLGLAVGIDYALFITSRFRDERARGGDPEEAAGRAVGTAGSAVVFAGATVFIALVGLGVVGIPELTKMGLGGAGAVALAVLVALTLVPALFGFFGRRVLSRAARRATPRGSEHPVPGAAGRPGLGTRWARFVLRRPVAVLLVAGLGLGAVALPVLSLELGLPGDESKSVETTQRRAYDLLSDGFGPGFNGPLTVVVDSAKAADTRAAMDLVAKAVRGVDGVASVGDPVFSESKDTAVLTAVSKTAPNSGETKDLVQSIRGEVSAVEADTGAGVLVTGRTAMNIDISEAMSDALIPYLTVVIGLAVLLLTVVFRSLLVPVKAALGFLLSVGAAFGVLVAVFQWGWAADLLGIEQTGPVMSLMPILIIGIVFGLAMDYEVFLLSRMREAYVHGASPGEALVTGFRHSGRVVAAAAIIMVSVFAGFIGMSNPTIQTMGVGLAAAVAFDAFVVRMAIVPAVLALLGHRAWWLPRILSRVLPNVDVEGEALSRRAPAPEAAPEAAPTPLPAGRHRY; encoded by the coding sequence GTGGCGACTTTTCTTTACCGGATCGGGCGGTGGTCCTTCCGGCGGCGTCGGCTCGTGGGCGGTCTGTGGCTGGGGGCCCTGCTCCTCGCCGTGGTCGCCGCCGCCGTCGCTCCGGCCGCGGAGGATGAGGACCTCTCCATGCCCGGCACCGAGTCACAGGAGGCGTTCGACCTCCTTGACGAGCGCTTCCCCGAGAGCAACGCCCAGGGCGCCGAGGCCCGCCTGGTGTTCCGGGCCCCGGACGGGCAGCGGGTGACGGCCAAGGACAACAAGGCGGCCGTCGAGGACGCGCTCGGCTCGCTGGACGGCGGCGATCAGGTCGCGTCGGCCACCGACCCGTACCGGACCGGCGCCGTCAGCAAGGACGGCACCATCGCCTACTCCACGATCACCTACACCGAGAACGCCCATGACCTGACCGGGGCGACGAAGAGCGCCCTGGAGGACGCCGCGGACAAGGCCAGGGACACGGGCCTGACCGTCGAGATCGGCGGCTCGGCCCTGGAGGCGGAAGAGGCACCGGGCGGCACGACGGAGATCATCGGCGTGGCGGTGGCGGCGGTCGTCCTCGTCCTCACCCTCGGCTCGCTGGTCGCGGCCGGCCTCTCGCTCCTGACCGCCTTCGTGGGCGTGGCCATCGCCTTCGGCCTGGTCTCCGCGCTGACCGTGCCCCTCGGCCTGACCGACACCGTCGCCATCCTGGCGCTGATGCTGGGCCTCGCGGTCGGCATCGACTACGCCCTGTTCATCACCTCCCGCTTCCGGGACGAGCGCGCCCGGGGCGGCGACCCGGAGGAGGCCGCGGGCCGGGCGGTCGGCACGGCCGGGTCCGCCGTCGTCTTCGCCGGGGCGACCGTCTTCATCGCCCTGGTCGGCCTCGGCGTCGTCGGCATCCCCGAACTCACCAAGATGGGCCTGGGCGGCGCGGGCGCCGTGGCCCTCGCCGTACTCGTCGCGCTGACCCTGGTCCCCGCCCTCTTCGGCTTCTTCGGCCGCCGGGTCCTGTCCCGCGCCGCCCGCAGGGCCACCCCGCGGGGAAGCGAGCACCCGGTGCCCGGCGCGGCCGGCCGTCCCGGGCTCGGCACCCGCTGGGCGCGGTTCGTGCTGCGCCGCCCCGTGGCCGTCCTGCTGGTCGCGGGCCTCGGCCTCGGCGCCGTCGCCCTCCCGGTCCTCAGCCTCGAACTCGGGCTGCCCGGAGACGAGTCCAAGTCGGTGGAGACCACCCAGCGCCGCGCCTACGACCTCCTGTCGGACGGCTTCGGCCCCGGCTTCAACGGCCCCCTGACCGTGGTCGTGGACTCCGCGAAGGCCGCGGACACCCGGGCCGCCATGGACCTGGTCGCCAAGGCCGTACGGGGCGTGGACGGGGTCGCGTCGGTCGGTGACCCGGTGTTCAGCGAGTCCAAGGACACGGCCGTCCTCACGGCCGTGTCGAAGACCGCGCCGAACAGCGGCGAGACCAAGGACCTGGTGCAGTCGATCCGGGGCGAGGTCTCCGCCGTCGAGGCCGACACCGGCGCCGGTGTCCTGGTGACCGGCAGGACCGCGATGAACATCGACATCTCCGAAGCCATGTCCGACGCCCTCATCCCCTATCTGACCGTGGTCATCGGCCTCGCGGTGCTCCTGCTGACGGTGGTGTTCCGCTCGCTCCTGGTCCCGGTGAAGGCCGCCCTCGGCTTCCTGCTCTCGGTCGGTGCCGCCTTCGGCGTCCTCGTCGCCGTCTTCCAGTGGGGCTGGGCGGCGGACCTGCTCGGCATCGAGCAGACCGGCCCCGTCATGTCGCTGATGCCGATCCTGATCATCGGCATCGTGTTCGGCCTCGCCATGGACTACGAGGTCTTCCTGCTCAGCCGGATGCGGGAGGCGTACGTCCACGGCGCGTCCCCGGGCGAGGCGCTCGTCACCGGGTTCCGGCACAGCGGACGGGTGGTGGCCGCGGCGGCGATCATCATGGTCAGCGTGTTCGCCGGGTTCATCGGGATGAGCAACCCGACCATCCAGACGATGGGCGTCGGCCTGGCCGCCGCCGTCGCCTTCGACGCCTTCGTGGTGCGGATGGCGATCGTGCCCGCGGTGCTCGCGCTGCTCGGCCACCGGGCCTGGTGGCTGCCCCGTATCCTGAGCCGTGTGCTGCCGAATGTGGACGTCGAGGGCGAGGCCCTGAGCAGGCGGGCCCCGGCTCCCGAGGCCGCGCCGGAGGCGGCGCCGACGCCGCTGCCCGCCGGCCGGCACCGGTACTGA
- a CDS encoding DNA polymerase Y family protein, whose translation MILYLHFGDPQPEPTYRQLIDTLTEFTPMVQALPPEAALADVSGSVRYFHRDAAALAALIRMRTAAVFGLDVTVGVGPNPLLAQLAAHRGAPGAVRAVPDDPGAITAFLTGLPAAALPGVGPATVRTLASYGLVTADRIAATPLLTLQRILGTAAGRQLHQRAAGVDPTRVAPGAPPRTFSAEHRFARDELDPDRQRGALAHLTEHLGTRLRGEQQACRRLTLTVQYADRGGRSSITRSRTLPEPTAHSPRLRAAAHALHAALGLQRARVRALALRASDLCDAGAATRQLTFGAEDDKARRIEAAADRARARFGPGVVRPASTAGLR comes from the coding sequence ATGATCCTCTACCTCCACTTCGGCGACCCGCAGCCCGAGCCGACGTACCGCCAGCTCATCGACACGCTGACCGAGTTCACCCCCATGGTCCAGGCGCTGCCCCCCGAAGCGGCACTCGCCGACGTGTCCGGGAGCGTGCGGTACTTCCACCGCGACGCCGCCGCCCTCGCGGCCCTGATCCGGATGCGGACGGCCGCGGTCTTCGGCCTCGACGTGACCGTCGGCGTCGGCCCGAACCCGCTCCTCGCCCAACTCGCCGCCCACCGCGGCGCCCCCGGTGCCGTCCGCGCCGTCCCCGACGACCCCGGGGCCATCACCGCGTTCCTCACCGGGCTGCCCGCCGCCGCGCTGCCCGGGGTCGGCCCGGCGACGGTCCGCACCCTGGCCTCCTACGGCCTGGTCACCGCCGACCGGATCGCCGCCACTCCCCTGCTCACGCTCCAACGCATCCTGGGCACGGCGGCCGGGCGGCAGCTCCACCAGCGCGCGGCCGGCGTCGATCCCACCCGGGTCGCCCCCGGCGCCCCGCCCCGCACCTTCAGCGCCGAGCACCGCTTCGCCCGCGACGAGCTCGACCCGGACCGGCAGCGCGGCGCCCTGGCCCACCTCACCGAACACCTCGGCACCCGGCTGCGCGGCGAGCAGCAGGCCTGCCGCCGCCTGACCCTGACCGTCCAGTACGCCGACCGCGGCGGGCGCTCGTCGATCACCCGCAGCCGCACCCTGCCCGAACCCACCGCGCACAGCCCTCGGCTCCGGGCGGCGGCACACGCGTTGCACGCGGCACTGGGGCTGCAGCGCGCCCGGGTCCGCGCCCTCGCGCTGCGCGCGAGCGACCTGTGCGACGCGGGGGCGGCGACCCGGCAGCTGACCTTCGGGGCCGAGGACGACAAGGCCCGCCGCATCGAGGCCGCGGCCGATCGGGCCCGGGCGCGCTTCGGTCCGGGCGTGGTGCGGCCCGCCAGCACCGCGGGGCTGCGGTGA